A region from the Panicum hallii strain FIL2 chromosome 1, PHallii_v3.1, whole genome shotgun sequence genome encodes:
- the LOC112873471 gene encoding RINT1-like protein MAG2 isoform X3, which yields MEAAAPPPPLPLLPDSNPGVRCFLDGRFRSAADLATAADVEAEIRGRCAELEALVSDLSVCIYEAAAAYSSCREAAGLALRGVRDGLGALKASISTGVGEEVEVGTEKMQFEQLPALASEVARVEMVREYAETALKLDSLVGDVEDAVSFSVTRKLKSVGDNSEELQKRRKARQLKGHNVGNQLRQPLWVIEELVNPISTAAQHHFSKWTDKPEFVFALSYKILRDFVDSMDEILQPLVDKAKLIGYSCREEWISGMVIALSSYLAKEIFPKQIELLQESSSSDAGCTPYQARVSWLSLVDLMISFDKRTQDLISGTGLLLTVKDDDNWQRISVLSVFCDRPDWLEVWAEIEKQETLDKLKSAMESEKNWSTRNEGTMLEYGSDDYKSPVISAAVQQSLSLLIDRARPIPSIALRAEFIRMSASPIISEFLGYLLRRCQEAEGLTALADDNALLKVSQSINAARYFESTLTEWCEDVFYLEMENLSVNGEGGCIFQLEINHLKEFRVEWVSKITTVILRAFDSRSRDYLKNKRQWQEKSEGPAVSRAFIESLDYMQGQLSKLEGGLNALDFVTVWRSVASGVDQLLFSSILTGGTKISNGGVERLQGDLSVLFAVFSAWCLRPEGFFPRLSEGLRLLKLDDQQVRDGVFTDKNWLREHGIRHLTAADTEKVIKNGVYEA from the exons ATGGAAGCGgcagctccaccacctccgctcCCTCTCCTCCCAGACTCCAACCCAGGGGTCCGGTGCTTCCTCGACGGCCGATTCCGCTCGGCGGCCGACCTCGCCACGGCCGCCGACGTCGAGGCCGAGATCCGCGGGCGCTGCGCGGAGCTCGAAGCCTTAGTATCCGACCTCTCCGTATGCATATACGAAGCTGCTGCAGCGTACTCGTCTTGCCGCGAGGCCGCTGGTTTGGCCCTTCGGGGCGTCCGCGACGGGCTTGGTGCCCTCAAAGCCTCCATCTCCACAG GGGTTGGAGAAGAGGTGGAGGTTGGAACGGAGAAGATGCAGTTTGAGCAACTCCCTGCTCTGGCCTCCGAGGTGGCGAGGGTGGAGATGGTCAGAGAGTACGCCG AAACGGCTCTAAAGCTTGACAGTTTGGTGGGTGATGTAGAAGATGCTGTATCTTTTTCTGTCACTAGAAAACTGAAATCTGTTGGGGACAATTCAGAG GAACTGCAGAAACGCAGAAAAGCTCGACAACTGAAAGGGCATAATGTGGGCAATCAATTACGTCAACCATTATGGGTAATTGAAGAGCTAGTAAATCCAATATCTACAGCAGCACAACACCATTTCTCAAAATGGACTGACAAGCCTGAATTTGTTTTTGCTCTTTCTTATAAGATACTTAGAGATTTTGTTGATTCGATGGATGAGATTCTACAGCCCCTTGTGGATAAGGCCAAACTTATTGGGTATAGTTGTAGAGAGGAGTGGATTTCAGGAATGGTCATTGCATTGTCTTCATACTTGGCGAAAGAGATATTTCCTAAGCAgattgaacttcttcaagaaaGTAGCTCAAGCGATGCAGGCTGCACCCCATATCAGGCTAGAGTCTCATGGCTCAGCCTtgttgatctgatgatatcatTTGACAAGCGAACTCAAGATTTAATTTCAGGTACAGGACTGCTACTTACGGTAAAGGATGATGACAATTGGCAGAGGATCTCAGTCCTCTCTGTCTTCTGTGATCGGCCAGATTGGCTTGAAGTGTGGGCAGAGATTGAGAAACAAGAGACTCTTGATAAATTGAAATCAGCAATGGAGTCAGAGAAAAATTGGAGTACAAGGAATGAAGGAACAATGCTTGAGTATGGATCAGATGATTACAAGTCTCCAGTAATTAGCGCTGCCGTTCAGCAGAGCTTGTCTTTGCTAATCGATCGTGCTCGTCCTATCCCAAGCATTGCACTTAGAGCAGAATTTATTAGGATGTCTGCTTCTCCCATTATATCTGAATTCCTTGGTTACTTGCTCCGGAGGTGTCAAGAAGCCGAGGGACTAACTGCTCTGGCAGATGATAATGCTCTGCTCAAGGTATCTCAATCCATCAATGCTGCCCGATACTTCGAATCCACGTTGACAGAATGGTGTGAGGATGTTTTCTATCTTGAAATGGAAAATTTATCTGTAAATGGTGAGGGCGGGTGTATCTTTCAGCTAGAGATAAATCATCTGAAAGAGTTCAGAGTGGAATGGGTTTCAAAGATTACCACTGTCATTTTACGTGCATTTGATTCTCGTTCTCGGGATTATCTGAAAAATAAGAGGCAGTGGCAGGAGAAATCAGAGGGGCCTGCTGTATCCAGAGCCTTCATAGAATCTTTAGACTACATGCAAGGGCAGCTATCTAAACTGGAAGGTGGCCTAAATGCCCTTGATTTTGTGACCGTATGGAGAAGTGTCGCAAGTGGGGTAGACCAGCTGCTTTTCTCCAGCATTTTAACAGGTGGCACAAAGATTAGCAATGGTGGAGTAGAAAGGCTTCAGGGCGACCTGAGCGTTTTGTTTGCTGTATTTTCAGCGTGGTGTCTAAGGCCCGAAGGCTTCTTCCCAAGACTGTCCGAGGGACTGAGGTTACTGAAGCTTGACGATCAGCAGGTCAGAGATGGCGTGTTTACAGATAAGAATTGGCTGAGAGAACATGGTATTAGGCATCTGACAGCTGCTGACACTGAGAAGGTAATAAAAAATGGGGTGTACGAGGCATGA
- the LOC112873471 gene encoding RINT1-like protein MAG2 isoform X2 — protein sequence MEAAAPPPPLPLLPDSNPGVRCFLDGRFRSAADLATAADVEAEIRGRCAELEALVSDLSVCIYEAAAAYSSCREAAGLALRGVRDGLGALKASISTGVGEEVEVGTEKMQFEQLPALASEVARVEMVREYAETALKLDSLVGDVEDAVSFSVTRKLKSVGDNSEKTHHVVIGYLRNIEDILASVTMTRPQWACLLSAVDHRVDRSLAILRPQAIVDHRALLSSLGWPPSLAGSKFSSIDSGKQAEIVNPLFSMTGDLKSKYSESFLSLCHLQELQKRRKARQLKGHNVGNQLRQPLWILRDFVDSMDEILQPLVDKAKLIGYSCREEWISGMVIALSSYLAKEIFPKQIELLQESSSSDAGCTPYQARVSWLSLVDLMISFDKRTQDLISGTGLLLTVKDDDNWQRISVLSVFCDRPDWLEVWAEIEKQETLDKLKSAMESEKNWSTRNEGTMLEYGSDDYKSPVISAAVQQSLSLLIDRARPIPSIALRAEFIRMSASPIISEFLGYLLRRCQEAEGLTALADDNALLKVSQSINAARYFESTLTEWCEDVFYLEMENLSVNGEGGCIFQLEINHLKEFRVEWVSKITTVILRAFDSRSRDYLKNKRQWQEKSEGPAVSRAFIESLDYMQGQLSKLEGGLNALDFVTVWRSVASGVDQLLFSSILTGGTKISNGGVERLQGDLSVLFAVFSAWCLRPEGFFPRLSEGLRLLKLDDQQVRDGVFTDKNWLREHGIRHLTAADTEKVIKNGVYEA from the exons ATGGAAGCGgcagctccaccacctccgctcCCTCTCCTCCCAGACTCCAACCCAGGGGTCCGGTGCTTCCTCGACGGCCGATTCCGCTCGGCGGCCGACCTCGCCACGGCCGCCGACGTCGAGGCCGAGATCCGCGGGCGCTGCGCGGAGCTCGAAGCCTTAGTATCCGACCTCTCCGTATGCATATACGAAGCTGCTGCAGCGTACTCGTCTTGCCGCGAGGCCGCTGGTTTGGCCCTTCGGGGCGTCCGCGACGGGCTTGGTGCCCTCAAAGCCTCCATCTCCACAG GGGTTGGAGAAGAGGTGGAGGTTGGAACGGAGAAGATGCAGTTTGAGCAACTCCCTGCTCTGGCCTCCGAGGTGGCGAGGGTGGAGATGGTCAGAGAGTACGCCG AAACGGCTCTAAAGCTTGACAGTTTGGTGGGTGATGTAGAAGATGCTGTATCTTTTTCTGTCACTAGAAAACTGAAATCTGTTGGGGACAATTCAGAG AAAACACATCATGTTGTGATTGGATATCTTAGAAACATAGAAGATATTTTAGCTTCGGTAACCATGACTAGACCACAATGGGCTTGCCTTCTATCTGCCGTGGATCACAGAGTGGACCGATCTTTAGCTATACTAAGACCACAAGCCATTGTTGATCATCGAGCTCTTCTGTCATCCCTTGGCTGGCCTCCTTCATTGGCTGGCTCCAAATTTTCAAGTATTGATTCAGGGAAACAAGCAGAGATTGTGAACCCATTGTTTTCAATGACAGGTGACCTGAAGAGCAAATATTCTGAGAGCTTTCTTTCACTATGCCACCTGCAGGAACTGCAGAAACGCAGAAAAGCTCGACAACTGAAAGGGCATAATGTGGGCAATCAATTACGTCAACCATTATGG ATACTTAGAGATTTTGTTGATTCGATGGATGAGATTCTACAGCCCCTTGTGGATAAGGCCAAACTTATTGGGTATAGTTGTAGAGAGGAGTGGATTTCAGGAATGGTCATTGCATTGTCTTCATACTTGGCGAAAGAGATATTTCCTAAGCAgattgaacttcttcaagaaaGTAGCTCAAGCGATGCAGGCTGCACCCCATATCAGGCTAGAGTCTCATGGCTCAGCCTtgttgatctgatgatatcatTTGACAAGCGAACTCAAGATTTAATTTCAGGTACAGGACTGCTACTTACGGTAAAGGATGATGACAATTGGCAGAGGATCTCAGTCCTCTCTGTCTTCTGTGATCGGCCAGATTGGCTTGAAGTGTGGGCAGAGATTGAGAAACAAGAGACTCTTGATAAATTGAAATCAGCAATGGAGTCAGAGAAAAATTGGAGTACAAGGAATGAAGGAACAATGCTTGAGTATGGATCAGATGATTACAAGTCTCCAGTAATTAGCGCTGCCGTTCAGCAGAGCTTGTCTTTGCTAATCGATCGTGCTCGTCCTATCCCAAGCATTGCACTTAGAGCAGAATTTATTAGGATGTCTGCTTCTCCCATTATATCTGAATTCCTTGGTTACTTGCTCCGGAGGTGTCAAGAAGCCGAGGGACTAACTGCTCTGGCAGATGATAATGCTCTGCTCAAGGTATCTCAATCCATCAATGCTGCCCGATACTTCGAATCCACGTTGACAGAATGGTGTGAGGATGTTTTCTATCTTGAAATGGAAAATTTATCTGTAAATGGTGAGGGCGGGTGTATCTTTCAGCTAGAGATAAATCATCTGAAAGAGTTCAGAGTGGAATGGGTTTCAAAGATTACCACTGTCATTTTACGTGCATTTGATTCTCGTTCTCGGGATTATCTGAAAAATAAGAGGCAGTGGCAGGAGAAATCAGAGGGGCCTGCTGTATCCAGAGCCTTCATAGAATCTTTAGACTACATGCAAGGGCAGCTATCTAAACTGGAAGGTGGCCTAAATGCCCTTGATTTTGTGACCGTATGGAGAAGTGTCGCAAGTGGGGTAGACCAGCTGCTTTTCTCCAGCATTTTAACAGGTGGCACAAAGATTAGCAATGGTGGAGTAGAAAGGCTTCAGGGCGACCTGAGCGTTTTGTTTGCTGTATTTTCAGCGTGGTGTCTAAGGCCCGAAGGCTTCTTCCCAAGACTGTCCGAGGGACTGAGGTTACTGAAGCTTGACGATCAGCAGGTCAGAGATGGCGTGTTTACAGATAAGAATTGGCTGAGAGAACATGGTATTAGGCATCTGACAGCTGCTGACACTGAGAAGGTAATAAAAAATGGGGTGTACGAGGCATGA
- the LOC112891966 gene encoding F-box/kelch-repeat protein At1g74510-like translates to MLEGQSCLISRSLRSSCEQESRLAYMTFHLLEITRSKRPPANLSIEHDVAAVAALTKRTKSAENQKGEPLDSQGSNDQGDSDSSALISSIGRDNSINCLARCSRSDYGSIASLNRSFRSLVRSGDLYKERRQLGISEHWVYFSCNVQEWEAYDPYRSRWMTLPRMPHNECFMCSDKESLAVGTELLVFGKEILSHIVLSYSILTNSWSRGVEMNAPRCLFGSASFGEKAIIAGGMDADGRVLRSAELYNSETKRWITLPSMNKARRMCSGVFMDGKFYVIGGMTSNTEVLTCGEEYDLDRGTWRVIENMSEGLNGASGAPPLVAVVENELYAAQYAGKLVRKYNKMDNSWTTLGELPERPEAVNGWGIAFRGCGERLLVIGGPRVLGGGMIELHSWIPREGPLQWHMIGSKPSGNFVYNCAVMGC, encoded by the coding sequence ATGTTGGAGGGTCAATCTTGCCTGATATCAAGGTCACTGCGAAGCTCCTGTGAGCAGGAATCCAGACTAGCTTACATGACTTTCCACCTCCTCGAGATCACGAGGAGTAAGCGCCCACCTGCAAACCTGTCTATTGAGCACGACGTTGCTGCAGTGGCAGCGTTGACTAAACGGACCAAGTCCGCTGAGAACCAGAAGGGTGAGCCACTGGATAGTCAGGGCAGTAATGATCAGGGCGATTCAGATTCAAGCGCCCTGATAAGTTCCATTGGTCGGGATAACTCTATCAACTGCCTTGCCCGTTGCTCTCGTTCTGATTATGGTTCTATTGCATCACTCAACCGAAGCTTCCGGTCACTTGTCCGCAGTGGTGATCTGTACAAGGAACGTCGGCAGCTAGGGATTTCAGAACACTGGGTCTACTTCTCCTGCAATGTGCAGGAGTGGGAGGCGTATGACCCCTATCGTTCACGGTGGATGACGCTTCCAAGAATGCCCCACAACGAATGTTTCATGTGCTCTGACAAGGAGTCACTTGCTGTGGGCACTGAACTTCTGGTGTTTGGAAAGGAGATTCTTTCACATATTGTTCTGAGCTATAGCATTCTGACAAATTCATGGTCGCGGGGTGTCGAAATGAATGCCCCTAGATGTCTGTTTGGATCAGCTAGTTTTGGAGAGAAAGCAATTATAGCTGGTGGCATGGATgctgatggacgggtgcttCGCTCTGCtgagctgtataactctgaaaCTAAAAGATGGATAACACTTCCAAGCATGAATAAAGCTAGGCGGATGTGTTCTGGCGTCTTTATGGATGGAAAGTTTTACGTAATTGGTGGAATGACCAGTAACACGGAAGTCCTTACTTGTGGAGAAGAGTATGATTTAGATAGAGGTACCTGGCGGGTGATAGAGAACATGTCTGAGGGGCTCAATGGGGCAAGTGGTGCTCCTCCGCTTGTCGCTGTAGTCGAAAATGAGTTGTATGCAGCGCAATATGCAGGAAAGCTAGTAAGAAAGTACAATAAAATGGATAACTCATGGACAACACTGGGTGAGTTACCAGAGAGACCTGAAGCTGTGAATGGATGGGGCATTGCATTCCGGGGCTGTGGAGAGCGGCTTTTGGTTATCGGTGGACCAAGAGTGTTGGGTGGTGGGATGATTGAGCTCCATTCTTGGATCCCAAGGGAAGGTCCATTACAATGGCACATGATCGGAAGCAAACCTTCTGGTAACTTTGTTTATAACTGTGCTGTCATGGGGTGCTGA
- the LOC112873471 gene encoding RINT1-like protein MAG2 isoform X1, translating into MEAAAPPPPLPLLPDSNPGVRCFLDGRFRSAADLATAADVEAEIRGRCAELEALVSDLSVCIYEAAAAYSSCREAAGLALRGVRDGLGALKASISTGVGEEVEVGTEKMQFEQLPALASEVARVEMVREYAETALKLDSLVGDVEDAVSFSVTRKLKSVGDNSEKTHHVVIGYLRNIEDILASVTMTRPQWACLLSAVDHRVDRSLAILRPQAIVDHRALLSSLGWPPSLAGSKFSSIDSGKQAEIVNPLFSMTGDLKSKYSESFLSLCHLQELQKRRKARQLKGHNVGNQLRQPLWVIEELVNPISTAAQHHFSKWTDKPEFVFALSYKILRDFVDSMDEILQPLVDKAKLIGYSCREEWISGMVIALSSYLAKEIFPKQIELLQESSSSDAGCTPYQARVSWLSLVDLMISFDKRTQDLISGTGLLLTVKDDDNWQRISVLSVFCDRPDWLEVWAEIEKQETLDKLKSAMESEKNWSTRNEGTMLEYGSDDYKSPVISAAVQQSLSLLIDRARPIPSIALRAEFIRMSASPIISEFLGYLLRRCQEAEGLTALADDNALLKVSQSINAARYFESTLTEWCEDVFYLEMENLSVNGEGGCIFQLEINHLKEFRVEWVSKITTVILRAFDSRSRDYLKNKRQWQEKSEGPAVSRAFIESLDYMQGQLSKLEGGLNALDFVTVWRSVASGVDQLLFSSILTGGTKISNGGVERLQGDLSVLFAVFSAWCLRPEGFFPRLSEGLRLLKLDDQQVRDGVFTDKNWLREHGIRHLTAADTEKVIKNGVYEA; encoded by the exons ATGGAAGCGgcagctccaccacctccgctcCCTCTCCTCCCAGACTCCAACCCAGGGGTCCGGTGCTTCCTCGACGGCCGATTCCGCTCGGCGGCCGACCTCGCCACGGCCGCCGACGTCGAGGCCGAGATCCGCGGGCGCTGCGCGGAGCTCGAAGCCTTAGTATCCGACCTCTCCGTATGCATATACGAAGCTGCTGCAGCGTACTCGTCTTGCCGCGAGGCCGCTGGTTTGGCCCTTCGGGGCGTCCGCGACGGGCTTGGTGCCCTCAAAGCCTCCATCTCCACAG GGGTTGGAGAAGAGGTGGAGGTTGGAACGGAGAAGATGCAGTTTGAGCAACTCCCTGCTCTGGCCTCCGAGGTGGCGAGGGTGGAGATGGTCAGAGAGTACGCCG AAACGGCTCTAAAGCTTGACAGTTTGGTGGGTGATGTAGAAGATGCTGTATCTTTTTCTGTCACTAGAAAACTGAAATCTGTTGGGGACAATTCAGAG AAAACACATCATGTTGTGATTGGATATCTTAGAAACATAGAAGATATTTTAGCTTCGGTAACCATGACTAGACCACAATGGGCTTGCCTTCTATCTGCCGTGGATCACAGAGTGGACCGATCTTTAGCTATACTAAGACCACAAGCCATTGTTGATCATCGAGCTCTTCTGTCATCCCTTGGCTGGCCTCCTTCATTGGCTGGCTCCAAATTTTCAAGTATTGATTCAGGGAAACAAGCAGAGATTGTGAACCCATTGTTTTCAATGACAGGTGACCTGAAGAGCAAATATTCTGAGAGCTTTCTTTCACTATGCCACCTGCAGGAACTGCAGAAACGCAGAAAAGCTCGACAACTGAAAGGGCATAATGTGGGCAATCAATTACGTCAACCATTATGGGTAATTGAAGAGCTAGTAAATCCAATATCTACAGCAGCACAACACCATTTCTCAAAATGGACTGACAAGCCTGAATTTGTTTTTGCTCTTTCTTATAAGATACTTAGAGATTTTGTTGATTCGATGGATGAGATTCTACAGCCCCTTGTGGATAAGGCCAAACTTATTGGGTATAGTTGTAGAGAGGAGTGGATTTCAGGAATGGTCATTGCATTGTCTTCATACTTGGCGAAAGAGATATTTCCTAAGCAgattgaacttcttcaagaaaGTAGCTCAAGCGATGCAGGCTGCACCCCATATCAGGCTAGAGTCTCATGGCTCAGCCTtgttgatctgatgatatcatTTGACAAGCGAACTCAAGATTTAATTTCAGGTACAGGACTGCTACTTACGGTAAAGGATGATGACAATTGGCAGAGGATCTCAGTCCTCTCTGTCTTCTGTGATCGGCCAGATTGGCTTGAAGTGTGGGCAGAGATTGAGAAACAAGAGACTCTTGATAAATTGAAATCAGCAATGGAGTCAGAGAAAAATTGGAGTACAAGGAATGAAGGAACAATGCTTGAGTATGGATCAGATGATTACAAGTCTCCAGTAATTAGCGCTGCCGTTCAGCAGAGCTTGTCTTTGCTAATCGATCGTGCTCGTCCTATCCCAAGCATTGCACTTAGAGCAGAATTTATTAGGATGTCTGCTTCTCCCATTATATCTGAATTCCTTGGTTACTTGCTCCGGAGGTGTCAAGAAGCCGAGGGACTAACTGCTCTGGCAGATGATAATGCTCTGCTCAAGGTATCTCAATCCATCAATGCTGCCCGATACTTCGAATCCACGTTGACAGAATGGTGTGAGGATGTTTTCTATCTTGAAATGGAAAATTTATCTGTAAATGGTGAGGGCGGGTGTATCTTTCAGCTAGAGATAAATCATCTGAAAGAGTTCAGAGTGGAATGGGTTTCAAAGATTACCACTGTCATTTTACGTGCATTTGATTCTCGTTCTCGGGATTATCTGAAAAATAAGAGGCAGTGGCAGGAGAAATCAGAGGGGCCTGCTGTATCCAGAGCCTTCATAGAATCTTTAGACTACATGCAAGGGCAGCTATCTAAACTGGAAGGTGGCCTAAATGCCCTTGATTTTGTGACCGTATGGAGAAGTGTCGCAAGTGGGGTAGACCAGCTGCTTTTCTCCAGCATTTTAACAGGTGGCACAAAGATTAGCAATGGTGGAGTAGAAAGGCTTCAGGGCGACCTGAGCGTTTTGTTTGCTGTATTTTCAGCGTGGTGTCTAAGGCCCGAAGGCTTCTTCCCAAGACTGTCCGAGGGACTGAGGTTACTGAAGCTTGACGATCAGCAGGTCAGAGATGGCGTGTTTACAGATAAGAATTGGCTGAGAGAACATGGTATTAGGCATCTGACAGCTGCTGACACTGAGAAGGTAATAAAAAATGGGGTGTACGAGGCATGA
- the LOC112872661 gene encoding transcription factor ILI5 — translation MSSRRSSRGNISEDEINELISKLQALLPSSRRRGSGQASTTKLLKETCSYIKSLHREVDDLSDRLSDLMSTMDSNSPGAEIIRSILRS, via the exons ATGTCGAGCCGGAGGTCGTCGCGTGGCAACATCTCCGAGGACGAGATCAACGAGCTCATCTCCAAGCTCCAGGCCCTGCTCcccagctcccgccgccgcggctcCGGCCAG GCGTCGACGACGAAGCTGCTCAAGGAGACCTGCAGCTACATCAAGAGCCTCCACCGGGAGGTGGACGACCTGAGCGACCGGCTCTCGGACCTCATGTCCACCATGGACAGCAACAGCCCGGGCGCGGAGATCATCCGCAGCATCCTCCGCTCCTGA
- the LOC112873471 gene encoding RINT1-like protein MAG2 isoform X4, with product MEAAAPPPPLPLLPDSNPGVRCFLDGRFRSAADLATAADVEAEIRGRCAELEALVSDLSVCIYEAAAAYSSCREAAGLALRGVRDGLGALKASISTGVGEEVEVGTEKMQFEQLPALASEVARVEMVREYAETALKLDSLVGDVEDAVSFSVTRKLKSVGDNSEELQKRRKARQLKGHNVGNQLRQPLWILRDFVDSMDEILQPLVDKAKLIGYSCREEWISGMVIALSSYLAKEIFPKQIELLQESSSSDAGCTPYQARVSWLSLVDLMISFDKRTQDLISGTGLLLTVKDDDNWQRISVLSVFCDRPDWLEVWAEIEKQETLDKLKSAMESEKNWSTRNEGTMLEYGSDDYKSPVISAAVQQSLSLLIDRARPIPSIALRAEFIRMSASPIISEFLGYLLRRCQEAEGLTALADDNALLKVSQSINAARYFESTLTEWCEDVFYLEMENLSVNGEGGCIFQLEINHLKEFRVEWVSKITTVILRAFDSRSRDYLKNKRQWQEKSEGPAVSRAFIESLDYMQGQLSKLEGGLNALDFVTVWRSVASGVDQLLFSSILTGGTKISNGGVERLQGDLSVLFAVFSAWCLRPEGFFPRLSEGLRLLKLDDQQVRDGVFTDKNWLREHGIRHLTAADTEKVIKNGVYEA from the exons ATGGAAGCGgcagctccaccacctccgctcCCTCTCCTCCCAGACTCCAACCCAGGGGTCCGGTGCTTCCTCGACGGCCGATTCCGCTCGGCGGCCGACCTCGCCACGGCCGCCGACGTCGAGGCCGAGATCCGCGGGCGCTGCGCGGAGCTCGAAGCCTTAGTATCCGACCTCTCCGTATGCATATACGAAGCTGCTGCAGCGTACTCGTCTTGCCGCGAGGCCGCTGGTTTGGCCCTTCGGGGCGTCCGCGACGGGCTTGGTGCCCTCAAAGCCTCCATCTCCACAG GGGTTGGAGAAGAGGTGGAGGTTGGAACGGAGAAGATGCAGTTTGAGCAACTCCCTGCTCTGGCCTCCGAGGTGGCGAGGGTGGAGATGGTCAGAGAGTACGCCG AAACGGCTCTAAAGCTTGACAGTTTGGTGGGTGATGTAGAAGATGCTGTATCTTTTTCTGTCACTAGAAAACTGAAATCTGTTGGGGACAATTCAGAG GAACTGCAGAAACGCAGAAAAGCTCGACAACTGAAAGGGCATAATGTGGGCAATCAATTACGTCAACCATTATGG ATACTTAGAGATTTTGTTGATTCGATGGATGAGATTCTACAGCCCCTTGTGGATAAGGCCAAACTTATTGGGTATAGTTGTAGAGAGGAGTGGATTTCAGGAATGGTCATTGCATTGTCTTCATACTTGGCGAAAGAGATATTTCCTAAGCAgattgaacttcttcaagaaaGTAGCTCAAGCGATGCAGGCTGCACCCCATATCAGGCTAGAGTCTCATGGCTCAGCCTtgttgatctgatgatatcatTTGACAAGCGAACTCAAGATTTAATTTCAGGTACAGGACTGCTACTTACGGTAAAGGATGATGACAATTGGCAGAGGATCTCAGTCCTCTCTGTCTTCTGTGATCGGCCAGATTGGCTTGAAGTGTGGGCAGAGATTGAGAAACAAGAGACTCTTGATAAATTGAAATCAGCAATGGAGTCAGAGAAAAATTGGAGTACAAGGAATGAAGGAACAATGCTTGAGTATGGATCAGATGATTACAAGTCTCCAGTAATTAGCGCTGCCGTTCAGCAGAGCTTGTCTTTGCTAATCGATCGTGCTCGTCCTATCCCAAGCATTGCACTTAGAGCAGAATTTATTAGGATGTCTGCTTCTCCCATTATATCTGAATTCCTTGGTTACTTGCTCCGGAGGTGTCAAGAAGCCGAGGGACTAACTGCTCTGGCAGATGATAATGCTCTGCTCAAGGTATCTCAATCCATCAATGCTGCCCGATACTTCGAATCCACGTTGACAGAATGGTGTGAGGATGTTTTCTATCTTGAAATGGAAAATTTATCTGTAAATGGTGAGGGCGGGTGTATCTTTCAGCTAGAGATAAATCATCTGAAAGAGTTCAGAGTGGAATGGGTTTCAAAGATTACCACTGTCATTTTACGTGCATTTGATTCTCGTTCTCGGGATTATCTGAAAAATAAGAGGCAGTGGCAGGAGAAATCAGAGGGGCCTGCTGTATCCAGAGCCTTCATAGAATCTTTAGACTACATGCAAGGGCAGCTATCTAAACTGGAAGGTGGCCTAAATGCCCTTGATTTTGTGACCGTATGGAGAAGTGTCGCAAGTGGGGTAGACCAGCTGCTTTTCTCCAGCATTTTAACAGGTGGCACAAAGATTAGCAATGGTGGAGTAGAAAGGCTTCAGGGCGACCTGAGCGTTTTGTTTGCTGTATTTTCAGCGTGGTGTCTAAGGCCCGAAGGCTTCTTCCCAAGACTGTCCGAGGGACTGAGGTTACTGAAGCTTGACGATCAGCAGGTCAGAGATGGCGTGTTTACAGATAAGAATTGGCTGAGAGAACATGGTATTAGGCATCTGACAGCTGCTGACACTGAGAAGGTAATAAAAAATGGGGTGTACGAGGCATGA